In the genome of Gloeotrichia echinulata CP02, one region contains:
- a CDS encoding TldD/PmbA family protein — MTNNEISALELSFNQLIETLFSKKSASEDFTVKLSSERSQFTRFNHAKVRQTGCVADGWITLTLMQDQRSSFRQFPFIGNWEIDGQIAYTALQELRDEIILLPVDPYLVLPSGTNTSREVNSGKLLTAESVVPTLLELVAELDFTGLYAGGTVIKAYGDSQGQKHWFATDSFTLDYSLFLPTGQAVKGTFAGSDWDESAYLAKINQGKKQLELLSRTPKELPRGQYKTYFAPDAVADLLGMLSWGAISEADIQQGNSALASLSRQEKQLSPAFSLKENFQRGLVPRFNQLGEIAPAELPLIQKGILVNTLVNSRTAKEYQKTANGANSSESLRAPEVSPGNLVFEQILPSLDTGLYVSNLHYLNWSDRPTGRITGMTRYACFWVEKGEIIAPIENLRFDDSLYRFWGDNLVDLTNFQEFIPEVGTYESRQLGGSMVPGMLVNDFTYTL, encoded by the coding sequence ATGACAAATAACGAAATATCGGCTTTAGAACTCAGCTTTAATCAACTGATTGAAACTCTATTCAGTAAAAAATCAGCGAGTGAAGATTTCACTGTGAAATTGAGCAGTGAACGCAGTCAATTTACGCGCTTCAATCATGCTAAAGTGCGACAAACTGGTTGTGTGGCTGATGGTTGGATTACATTGACTTTGATGCAAGATCAGCGTAGCAGTTTTCGGCAGTTTCCGTTTATCGGAAATTGGGAAATAGATGGGCAAATAGCATACACAGCTTTACAAGAACTACGTGATGAAATTATTTTATTACCTGTCGATCCATATCTAGTTTTACCATCAGGAACTAATACTAGTCGCGAAGTAAATTCTGGTAAATTGTTGACAGCAGAATCTGTAGTACCAACATTGCTAGAACTAGTTGCTGAATTGGATTTTACTGGCTTATATGCTGGAGGAACTGTCATTAAAGCCTATGGTGATTCTCAGGGACAAAAACACTGGTTTGCGACTGATTCTTTTACCTTAGACTATTCTCTATTCCTTCCCACTGGACAAGCTGTTAAAGGCACTTTTGCTGGTAGTGATTGGGATGAATCTGCTTATTTAGCCAAAATAAACCAAGGGAAAAAGCAATTAGAATTGCTATCTCGCACTCCTAAAGAATTACCACGGGGACAATATAAAACTTATTTTGCGCCTGATGCAGTTGCTGATTTATTGGGTATGCTTTCTTGGGGGGCTATCAGTGAAGCTGATATTCAACAAGGTAATAGTGCTTTGGCTTCACTATCACGTCAAGAAAAACAGCTTTCCCCAGCGTTTAGTTTAAAAGAAAACTTTCAGCGGGGGTTAGTACCGCGATTTAATCAATTAGGAGAAATCGCACCAGCAGAATTACCTTTAATCCAAAAAGGTATTTTGGTCAATACTCTGGTGAATTCTCGTACTGCAAAAGAATATCAAAAAACTGCTAATGGTGCTAATAGTTCAGAGTCTTTACGTGCGCCAGAGGTGAGTCCAGGAAATTTGGTATTTGAGCAAATTCTACCAAGTTTGGATACAGGATTATATGTCTCAAATTTACATTACTTAAATTGGAGCGATCGCCCCACTGGTCGAATTACAGGAATGACCCGTTACGCCTGCTTTTGGGTAGAAAAAGGCGAAATTATCGCCCCCATTGAAAACCTGCGGTTTGATGACAGTCTTTATCGCTTCTGGGGAGATAATCTAGTCGATTTGACTAATTTTCAAGAGTTTATCCCCGAAGTTGGAACTTATGAAAGTCGTCAACTTGGAGGTTCTATGGTTCCCGGAATGTTGGTGAACGATTTCACCTATACTTTGTAA
- a CDS encoding addiction module protein, producing MTKTAEKLKQELSQLSAQERAELAHFLIHSLDEDIDDDDVEAAWDMELTKRLSEIHNGTAIGETSNQVFSVNPS from the coding sequence ATGACCAAAACAGCAGAAAAACTTAAACAGGAACTCTCTCAACTCTCTGCACAAGAACGTGCTGAACTTGCCCATTTTTTAATTCATTCTTTAGATGAAGATATTGATGATGATGATGTAGAGGCTGCTTGGGATATGGAATTAACTAAGCGGTTGTCAGAGATTCATAATGGGACAGCTATAGGTGAAACATCAAATCAAGTATTTTCCGTCAATCCCTCTTAG
- a CDS encoding flagellar assembly protein H — protein MTRTPFDQFSKQFLEEFLTSLGEVIPNLEVPGESRFADIWFTPSPQPSINPQTLGLLGRIASTPCLLEPFRNQPKITEIRNCLLKLFLVQADSQRQKRRDAENIPESELPWLWILASSASDTIINGFGASRDETWPDGVYFLATYFKTAIIAINQLPRTEETLWLRLLGKGTTQQLAVEEVIAIPTDNQRRLTALKLLANWKISIEAKAEIDQEDRELIMTLSQAYLEWEEKTERRGIQQGQRLVVENLLKVRFGEVDEQLASIIPNLLDLPTEEYTRLLLQFSREELLARFENPRA, from the coding sequence ATGACTCGAACACCATTTGACCAATTTTCCAAGCAATTTCTGGAAGAGTTTTTAACATCCTTGGGTGAAGTTATACCCAATTTAGAAGTACCAGGAGAATCGAGATTTGCGGATATTTGGTTTACACCATCACCACAACCAAGTATCAATCCCCAAACCTTGGGTTTGTTGGGAAGAATCGCCAGTACTCCCTGTTTGTTAGAACCCTTTCGCAATCAACCGAAAATTACAGAAATCCGCAATTGCTTGCTGAAACTATTTTTAGTCCAAGCAGACTCACAACGCCAAAAAAGACGGGACGCCGAAAACATTCCCGAATCAGAGCTTCCTTGGTTATGGATTCTCGCATCTTCCGCATCGGATACAATTATTAATGGATTTGGCGCCAGTCGCGATGAAACTTGGCCTGATGGCGTATATTTTTTAGCAACATACTTCAAAACAGCGATCATCGCCATTAATCAATTACCCCGCACAGAAGAAACACTGTGGCTGAGGTTATTGGGTAAAGGAACCACCCAACAGCTTGCGGTGGAAGAAGTGATTGCGATACCAACAGACAATCAACGACGGTTAACAGCGTTAAAATTGTTAGCAAACTGGAAGATTAGTATAGAAGCAAAGGCAGAGATTGATCAAGAAGATAGGGAGTTAATTATGACATTATCCCAGGCATATTTAGAGTGGGAAGAAAAAACCGAACGTCGGGGAATACAGCAAGGACAACGCCTTGTAGTAGAAAATCTGCTGAAAGTTCGTTTTGGTGAGGTGGACGAACAATTAGCGAGTATAATTCCTAACTTACTTGACTTACCAACAGAGGAATATACTCGCTTACTGCTGCAATTTTCTCGTGAGGAGTTGTTAGCGCGGTTTGAAAATCCCCGTGCTTAG